One region of Eupeodes corollae chromosome 1, idEupCoro1.1, whole genome shotgun sequence genomic DNA includes:
- the LOC129942062 gene encoding facilitated trehalose transporter Tret1-like, with protein MYLPKAPKNFRSLLTAMCADMSNFALGTCIGWSSPIIPKLRNQTYDSPLSQPVTTTEEGWISSMVTIGAVVTSLLAGPMGAKIGKKWVLLLGATLIELSYVFLLLASEVWMFYAARLLQGVAGGLLIATLPMYVGEIATNDNRGSLGSLMTLFMVGGILYAYCIGPFVSYMAFHWCCLAVPLIFIVSFPFMPETPYYLAKTGRKVELLKSLNFLRGNTDEKAVEDEMNQIQSSVDEDASRKASIFDIFHDRGNVKGLVICCGLLMFQQFSGTTAVTFNSQTIFESAKSTLDPAVATIILALTQLVSNFLTPFVIERTGRKLILLASALGMSLSLFALGAFFYVQAFGDVTPLMWIPVPALICFNISYAFGFGPVPWAILGEVFPSNVKPMAASIASTFSWTSSFLSTRWFPDLNALGPYYAFFLFGIMMAIAIFFILFYVIETRGLSLQKIQEKLHS; from the exons atgtacCTGCCAAAAGCTCCCAAGAACTTTCGTTCCTTATTAACAGCTATGTGTG CTGATATGTCAAATTTCGCTCTTGGAACTTGTATAGGATGGTCATCTCCCATTATACCAAAACTTCGAAATCAAACATATGACAGTCCACTTTCACAGCCAGTAACAACAACAGAGGAAGGATGGATAAGTTCAATGGTCACAATTGGAGCTGTAGTTA cttctcTCTTGGCTGGACCGATGGGAGCTAAAATAGGAAAAAAGTGGGTTCTTCTCTTGGGCGCAACACTAATCGAACTTTCATACGTCTTTCTTTTACTTGCAAGTGAAGTTTGGATGTTTTATGCCGCTCGTTTACTTCAg GGTGTTGCTGGAGGGCTATTGATTGCGACATTGCCAATGTATGTTGGCGAAATTGCAACAAACGACAATCGAGGATCACTTGGTTCCCTGATGACCCTATTCATGGTTG GTGGTATTCTCTACGCCTACTGTATAGGACCTTTTGTAAGCTACATGGCCTTTCATTGGTGCTGTCTGGCTGTTCCATTGATATTTATTGTATCTTTTCCTTTCATGCCAGAAACACCCTATTATTTGGCAAAAACTGGCCGGAAAGTGGAATTATTGAAATCCTTGAATTTCCTTCGAGGCAACACTGACGAAAAAGCTGTAGAGGATGAAATGAATCAAATACAGAGCTCAGTCGACGAGGACGCATCTCGAAAAGCATCGATCTTTGACATTTTTCACGATCGCGGTAATGTCAAAGGTCTCGTCATCTGCTGTGGCCTTTTGATGTTTCAACAATTCAGTGGCACGACAGCTGTCACCTTCAATAGCCAAACGATATTCGAGAGTGCCAAGTCAACTCTAGACCCTGCTGTGGCTACAATAATTCTGGCTCTTACCCAATTGGTATCGAATTTCCTGACACCGTTTGTTATAGAACGGACAGGTCGTAAACTAATCCTTCTAGCGTCGGCACTCGGGATGAGTTTATCCCTGTTTGCACTGGGAGCATTCTTTTATGTTCAGGCCTTCGGTGATGTCACACCCTTGATGTGGATTCCAGTGCCTGCTCTCATTTGTTTCAATATCTCATATGCATTTGGGTTTGGCCCAGTTCCATGGGCGATACTTGGTGAAGTTTTTCCCTCGAACGTCAAACCAATGGCTGCGTCAATAGCATCGACCTTTTCTTGGACAAGTAGTTTTCTGTCGACACGTTGGTTCCCTGACTTGAATGCTTTGGGTCCATATTATGCGTTCTTTTTATTTGGCATCATGATGGCTATCGCgatattctttattttgttttatgtcatAGAAACTAGAGGATTAAGTTTGCAAAAGATCCAGGAAAAAttacattcttaa